The DNA sequence cgggaagcccataggaaggaagcttcgaaagaagcgctttgtgccacacgcgatcgaaggccttcgctatgtccagactggctgctaatgcctcccctttgctctcaactgcttccgcccatctatgagtaaggtaaactagaagatcaccggctgagcgaccccgacggaaaccgtactggcggtcgctaatcagctggtactcctctaggtaccgcaggagctggctgGCATATACCATAAACATACACACTACACATATCCTTGTAAGTCAACATCCGAAACCACAATCATAATCAAATTAATCGTTACTCtagttggtggtaggggttCGTGCAAGCGTCTGGggagttaccacccactcatcaaataatCTACTGCCtatctatttgaaaaaaaagtccAGTTGTCGTGTTGCATGACATAATGCTCCCATTGCTTCGGAATGAACATATTACAGAGAAGTACCGGCATAAAATTCAGTActcaattttatcaaatacgTCCTGTATCGTACGTAATCgagtataaaaaatgttttatcatcttattatttataattatgtaatatactcGTTCTCTTGTATGGCTGTATGTTACCTTCTTACTCATATACATTCCTATTAAATACCAAAATCAATTCATGGTAAACATGTTAAACCTGGTATAATAAGTAAAGAgatctgtaataattatttatttatgtaaaaactcAGCTTCGTAAAGTTGCAGTGCGTAAAACGAATTTAATACTGGTATTTGTAAGCAAAAGTGTCATTTGGACTGGTATGtgatttatagatattaaaaaatgaatttgtatcgacattttaatctttatactctataaaaaaactactatcAGATCCAGCTAgagattatattcttattttacttAAGAATAAGAATAACGAAATTGTTCTTAATCAAAATACTAACTAAAAACATTATCGAAAAAAACGCAacaatctattttataatataaaaacgttatttgttttttaaatctatactaatattataaatgcgaaaataactgtaTTTGTCTGTTacagccaaactactgaaccgaatttgatgagattTGGTATCGAAGCTACTTTTTCATACCtagcacctgacgaccaacccttaaaacgcgagcgaagccgcggtggACAACTAGTtacatataagaatatttgCAACCATAATATGCGtcaaataggtgtaccattcagcttctAAATTAGGTAGTAAACCCCACCTCATACATTAGTCAAAGTCACGACCAGTTCTTGGGAAAGGAAATAATGGTgctaatttgtattgtatagtaATATGATAGTTCTTAGCTTTTTTTCTAAGTTTGTTATGTACCTTTGCGGAGTGATAATCAATCAAGAatgttgatgatttttttatagaacaaattcaattttaagaattatGCAAAGAAAATTTACCATTTATTGTCGAAAACTAGAGGATACGTCTGTGATTCACATCACGTCGATTATATgtcaaaatctataaataatagatattgtATGGTACTATGACTTTTTGTATAACACTGTTAATAATTGTACTCGCCAAATCTAAGTGGACTGTATTAAGATAAATAGAAAGGGGAGCTTTAACTATCGAAGACATTTTTCTACTTGGAAGCGCTCGCTTAGTCTTCACATACTtggatggcccagtggttagaacgcgtgcatcttaaccgatgatttcagattcaaacccaggcaagcaccactgaattttcatgtgcttaatttgtgtttataaatcatcttgtgctcggcggtgaaggattccatcatgaggaaacctgcatatgtctaatttcaacgaaattctgccacatgtgtattccaccaaccagcattggagcagcgtggtggaatattctccaaaatcttctcctcaaagggaggcgaggccttagcccagcagtaggaaatttacaggctgttaatgtaatgaaacaaaattacattGAGATGTTTCTTTTAGACCTTTGATTGTAATAGAGTGAACTCGAAAGTCGctttccaataataataattttgacgtAATcccaattgtatttttatttgttaaaaggatatattttataaatctcaaTCGATAAAGATACAACAAAGATATAACAACAACATTGATCTAATCAAATTATGTTAATGAATCGAATTACTGGTAAAGCTGAAAGACAAAGACAACTGGATCACAATCGCCAAAGCTTATCAAAGACGAGACCGATACATATATCACACTTACACCGTCACCGTCGGCGGAAATGAGGTTCACGGCTTGAGACGTCCCATTGGCAGACGTGACGTCACGCGTTCCACATATAGCCCCCTCCACTCCGACAGCCTAAACGTGTTGTCTCTATGAACCTTCAGATGGGCTTATCTTTAGTGAGACAATGGGAACTTCCAAACGTTGAAAATTACAGAGAGTCGCACGACACCCGATTGGAACGAATATCCTTTCACTGTATACAAAATAAcacacacaatgaaataaattaactatgttCGATAATaactaaatgataataaataaaattgttattatcttCCCCCGTGATTTAAAACAACGACAAGAtaaatgttcaaataatattatattaaatagaatataatagaaagagtcAGACAGAAGAAAAAGGGAGAAAAAGTCGCCTGGAGGaagcataacgctttttccttacgtgatgacttaaaagaacttcgtgccgaaaacaacatttttttttatgatatcggtaggcggaccagcaaatggtcaccaccgcccatagacaatggaccCATagacttacatcaccaatgcgccaccaaccttgggaactaagatgttacgtcccttgtgcctgtagttaactCACAAACcatacaagaaaaaatattgtttaaaaatacgaaaaaaaatcatgaattcTGTCCTATCGAGACCTTGAGCTGCAAGTAAAATAccgaaaaaaaatcatcaatcatTATTTCGTAAAGGTTTAATATCTTAAAGAGTATACTTAAATCAATAGGAATTCAATTCAGCAAATGCGGCTTACTAGAAATGATTGATTGCATCTAATGGTGCGTAGCTTGCTTTTAACAGTggaaaatgaaattgaattatgaaattaaatgacgTAAGGGAATTTGTGCCTTGATGGTGAAAAATTACAGATCGTTATTGATTGacgaaatatttacttatttttttttagattgtatACAATATTGAGATTTAAATGTATTGGGTAAGAAATAGCGGTTGGCTGTTCTCGTAAAGAAATTCAGTAAGAACGCTTAATTGTTCCATTTATGAAACCAGACCTCTTCTGTGAGAAACGGATACGGAGCTGACTCTAACATACTGGTCTAATTATTCGAATCGACACTTACATATACtattcaaatacatatttttatatataaagtggataagatggatggatggattgtgtaaaagacgatatggttagaaagaatgttacttgtgagatgacgtccgacagagaagtatggaagaagaagacatgctgcgccgagctcaagtaaaattgggataagggcaggaggatgatgatgaaagTGCAGATTCCGTTTTAACATGTGCCTATCCTCGCGATCTTGTCATTCACCACAATGGTGAACAAGTTTACGATTTGGATGATTTTTTAGAGTCATCTTATATTGGTCATAGTATATCAGTGATCGGTGGGGTATGTAGAAAATACAGCTTGCAAATTGAGCTATAATAAGCTAtttcaatttttcaattattaatttattttaaagtaactttgggtacaatgtttattattctAGGTCAAATTTAGATGCACTACAATATCCGTGTGCTTTCAGTTGAATTACACTGCTTGAATGCACGATATTAAGGTGTTAAGCTCAATTGATAATGATAAGCTAGACAATTATTAGACAATGGATAGACAATAGTAATTATTTGAGATTTATAAACTGTCAAAAaggagtaattactgagtttttgCCGCTCATACTCCGTAGGATTTATGTTCCCAATGGTACcaatggtagctttaaatttattttaatcttctgaataataattcataactgCTTGGAACctttctatttgaataaaatatcttttaatttaattaatttgcgtTACAAATCATATACTTTAAAAGGTTTCTTGTgtttgtgattatattttttatccttgaaaccagatattataatatctgaGTGGATGGTAGATACTTATACCGACTTATTACGATATGTAATAAGTCGGTATAAGTATCTACAGGTCAAGCGTCGCAgactatttaaaattcttttaacctcaggatatattatataagtcgtACAAATGAGAAAATGTTCCTGGTTTTTTACTGTTGGTGTGTGTTGTTAACTATATATCAGAGGTCGCTCAGGGGTTTAACCAATTGAATCCTAATGCAAGTTCATGTTcgggaaaatatattaaatggaattttcatgttcttaatttgtgtgtacAATGCTCGGCGGTAAAAAGAAAAATCGTGAGGTAATCTGCATTAAGATCCCATCATTTTCATTAACAAAGTATGACGTATTAATTGTCCATCAGTGGGCTATGTTTGAacgttaataaaaatcattattccacaaatctatttttattcaattatttattcatcactTTTGGGTTCTACATAAGAAAAACACAATAACGCCAaatggttaattattattttcactactttacaatttaattattttacaaatatattacagtacattaaaattagtttaatatgaagttattatttttaacataaaccgatcatattgtttaaataaaaaaatatttgtactataAGAGCTCCtccatgtatttatattttattaagctattccgcgtatgttatattattttaataataattataattgtaatagtaagtgacttaataaatattaactaggATAGAAATGTACACCTCAAAATGGTATCTACTAAGGCATATTATAAACAGTACAAGCTAGTCAAAGGGACAAcctagaaaatttaatttttgatgatTTGAAAAtacgtttgtatatttatttacattatttttcgtttaaaattttatacattatgcGGTGCCACATTTTGGAGTTTACTATACATAAGTTAAataatcgtatttaattttgaagacaCAAAGGGCCtttttatatacaagtataaaaataacgttatataataaacgttatttttaacaagtagcaggttttttattgatatggcaatacaaacaatacaacatattaccatttatataaatgaaaatataacataagcgAAATGGCTtgtatcgttttattaataataatgatatttactgctacgatattattataattcccttttatgataataaatgatAGGCCTCttacattatataaagaaatattgcacttcattaaatatattctaagcgATTAGCTtagtactttaattaatatacaaatttaattttaatgatatcatttgaaaaagtaatgaaaaatataaacatttttttaagtcacACGATTGCATATACATGCAAATCGTCGTTGCGACTGCAAAAGTCGCTATgagtatttttcttattttaagattgctatgccgttttaatcgttatttgaATACGCACGTACTGTAATAACAGTTATGttataacttcaataatttaaaagtgttaatttttatctatGTGATGTTCATACATCGAAAGCTGCATAAagtgaaataacgattaaaacggcataaaaataagaaaaaaacacatagcgacttttgcaggcgcaacggcgaaatataacattaatattatcctGAAGAAAATTTCGATAGTGTTAGAACATACACGGATCTTTGGTTTATGTACAACCgactttgatgatttttttttttaataatatatgtatatatctgaCTAGACGTTGGACCAAATTTACTCATATAGGAGTtacgtctgttttttttttttacaataacagcTAAGAGCgttaacataaaatacaagaCACAGTTCCACCGATCTTATTAACTAAAAAGAAACGAATGTTTCATACATTACGGTataattgaaatgtttaattaattacagcGTTAAAATTGTGAAGTCGAAAATTATTAACGCGTATTTATAATGTAGGtcatttcaaaagaaaaaatatttaggataaTGTCTACAAAATTAGCTGTTTGTTATTTACTTATTCAAAGATTTTATGCTAatgatttttaatgattttataataatgataaaatatcgataatatATGGTTTTCGTTGAACAAGTTATATTACAGTAAAGATCGGCGGTAAAATCATTTTCATTCAATGATACATTCATTACATGaacatagatattattttcCACTTTGTGGCAAAAAAAGTTAATCTATCTATTCGTGGAAAACATATGATTACAATATTCTATTGAAAGAAACTACATCAaagaaattttacattttcaatacaACATCGAattgtaaattcaaataatttttttttccaagcGTAGTTTCCCCACACGGTATCTGGTTTATGTTCACCTTAcacgtaaaattttatttacattttatattatttgttttaatattaatgatatttacaaTACTTCATTTTTGTTCTACTTatgaataatacatattttttttttaaataatgtagtcAACTCATAAATGccaaaaactgaaaaaaaaatattaaccttgacaaagtattaaagtatataattactaataaaaaataccattccaaatttaaaacgaatgttTACATGTATATAACCAAAATGttcctaataaattatttagtatatttacataCTCTTAGTACAGTCAGTATCAATAataagttgttatttttatacttaattaatattgatctaATTTTGTGAATAGAGGTAAagtgctttattattatttaatatttatactaactgTACCAAtgtggaatatttaaataatgcattttatttCCGACGGCACTGTATTTACaaatcaacaatttattttactttaaactagaacatcaataaaaaacgtgaattgtttttttgggaaattacttaaatttatttgttttaattattatattattactttagcTGGCAGTGCCATTGTTCATACTAATATTgtgataaatacatttacaataataatattaaaaaaaaaaattgaaataattttaatcgtatACTAAATGGGCAAAAGTTATACAAAATAACGCAAATATTTCACTacatacaataaacaaaacgaACCGACTATTTCTACTATCACATGTAATACTGGCTCCTATAATTATTTGTCAGTACATCCATAacgttataatacaaaataataccaagattaataaattcacaacagtttatttctttatttttttttttttataaattcttctCTACATACGACTAAGGACTCTTTGGTCattccaaaatataaattatcctaattaatttataacataaatatcttTGATTAGGTAACTGATAGAATACTATAGACATAATTATCTACACTTtgctacaaattaataataaaattaatattctatatttacacGAAAAGTTCTTCGGACAGATTATGTGAAAGGAagcgaattttattaaatatgttcacgactagtttgttatatatttgcagttattatatactaaaagtaTAATTCATGTTAGCACTATAACACACTGGTTTATAAGTCTTTATTAAATCACAGTATCCAGGTCTCTACATTCGACCTTTTGCATTGACAATCATAGAAAACTTTCCGACGCTCTTGTTTCCTCCCTATCCACAGCGGAAACTATTTCTACGCCCTCTTCATAGTTTGCGAGTTTACTAGACGAGTTATTTACACAGTAATGCTGATCAGGCCCTCCGTATTGGCTGTGATAGAATTCCTCTCGCATCATGTGGTTCAAATTTGAACATCTAAAGAAAAGTATTTCCTGGAATGGCTTTCTGAAATCCCTGTTCAGGGTTGCGTATATTATCGGGTTGAGGAGGCTGTTAATGTAGCCTAGCCATAGGAATAGCGCACTTACGGCATCGGGAATCGTGTCCTCGTTAACAAACGGTCTTATTAGAGCGAGCACAAAGAACGGCAGCCAGCAAATAATAAACGCTGACATAATTATACCCAGTGTAGTCGACGCTTTACGTTCCTTAGCTAGCTGAAAACGTAGCTTTTTCTGGTGCGGCGAATGGGTCGGTTGTAAGAGATCCTTCGCAAAGTGACTTTTTTGAGCGAAACTAGATAATGACGATCGAATTCGACtcgtatttaatttgttactaCTCTCCGAAGATTGCCTTCGTCTATTTTCTTTGGGTGGGTGTTTAATTTCCGGCACGGGACCCATTTGCGAGTTTGGTCGATTTATTGTGTGTATAGGCTTAGTAGGTGTCTTTGGTTGTAGCATTGGACATTGTGACTCGTTTGATTTTCGTTGTCCTGTGAAGCATCTTCCTATTGAACTTTCAGTTTTGTCTATACTACACTGTAACAAGTTATGAAAATTCTATTAGCTTtctgaaaaatgtttaaatttaagcgAAGttgtatacttataaaattttaattaattttatgcctAAAAGaaaggattattttttcttttttttttttagaaaataagtaCTTAAATTAAATCTCACCGTTGTGTTCGTACTTGCAGTTGAACCTCGCGTCGGAGGAGGTGGTTGGGCAGGCTGGCTACCCAAGAGCTTCGCTTCAGCTGCACCGCCattctttacatttatttccaaataaCAATGCGTTTCCAGATGCGACTGTGCGCGTCTTTCATCCTTTACTATTTTTCGAGCAGCGCTAAATATTTTGTAGTACACAACTACCATCACTGTTAACGGTAAATAAAAGGAACCAAACGTTGCATATATTTGATATCCTTGGTTTTGAGAAACCGAACACGAGGTTTCGGTTTTTTCATTGCCCAAAATTAAAACAGGCGGCAACGATATAAAAGCAGCACTCATCCATACTATAAAAACGCAAAAAAGCATACGTTTTGGCGTTCTCTTCACACCGTATTCCAGTGGCTTTGTGATTGCGTAATATCGATCAACAGATATCATACACAAATTCAATATACTCGCCGCACAAGACAAGACATCACTGGATACCCAGAAATCACAAACCACAGGTCCAAACGGCCACGATCCCATTAAATCATAAACCATAGCTACTGGCATTACCATGGTCGCAACACAAAGATCGCTTACAGCTAGCGACACAATTAAATAGTTGCTAGGCCTTCTCAATTTTCGTACTAAGCAAACGGCGAcgcaaactaaaatattacctaCTATAGTTCCAAAGATAACAATCATAAATACAGCCGTCAGAAGAACAGTTACAAGCGTGGAGTATTTAGTATGTTTTATATGTGAATTTTTTAAGAGTGTTGTATTGGTGTCGTAAAGCGTccaatttattgttgtatttgggTTCGTACTATCGTACGCCGAGAGGTTTGAATCGTTGTAATCTATAGAAAATGCAAAATCAGCTTGCAATAATAAAGATATGAGTATGAGAAGACACGAAGGTAAAGTAACGAAGCTAGGCCGTGAACAGTGGAAATTATGATTTTGAGCCGCCATACGAGTCCCTGGCTTGGGTGACGATTAAAATCGTTTCTTTATCGTTACCATGCATCgggtttattataatattctttatatttccctttaatttatttggctttacattcaaattaaaaccCAACTGAATTTATGAATCAAGTTTGAAAAACGACTTTGTCATGAAGTTGTTTCGTTTTGGAATGGCGCAATTGATTACAATATAGAATGGGCTTTAATTGACATATCGCCAGGATTGCCCTTCCAATTCCGAGCTGAGCCATTGGatagtatgttttaatttaacaaaaatggtTCTTTTCTATTGGTGAATAGGGTTTGGTTTCGGTCGTTCTTGTCTTTGGTTGGTTCTTGTTGTTTTATTGCACTGGAAAAGCGGTTGGAGTAGCTACTAGTTCAATATCCCGTCTGCGGATTGCTTCATTAGTGTCAGCGCTTGGTGAAAAAAATCTCCAATCTGAAAAGAAAAGGAATAAAGCTATAGACGTTTGTAAAgaaaatgttctatttttaaattaataaatgtgtaaataagtattatgtGAATTCAAGAAATAATgaacacattttaaaaacaaatgacttGTACCCTTCATCtctgatgaaataaaattattttattttatagcatgtaaaatatattttttaaatacatcgcccaaaatgctttattataattaaaaaataacaattagtaACATCAGTCTGATGTGTTTTATAGAGACAGActataaaacaattatgaaGCGCGGACGTACATCCATTCACGTACAATAACGATGTCTTAAAACACTAACTACCCATTTGATAACGTATATGGACACGTGCCTATTAACCTGAATGATAACTATCGTACATTACTAACGATTCTTAAAGAGCTGGTATACCTTAAACGTATTTTGACGTTGGTGATACCAAATTTGTTATTGTTCTTAAAAGagaatctatttttaaaatgcaataaaaaaacaccGACGTGAATACAACTTATTAGCgaacaatttacataaataaaaaaaaaaccaactatCTAAACAAACAAGAGGATTTGAatagcattttattatttgtataaatatacatatataaactatcaaaccgtcccgacttcgtcttaatgaaataataattttggttaCTTCCCAATCGCTGCCTAATGAGTGCAATCAAAATCATTCAGGAACCCagctaaatatatacatagaaaatatcatcaaaatcgaTCCAAACGTTTAGAAGGAATTCAGTTAAATACACacgtacagaagatttatatatttaaacatacaacGAAGTTTGTTTTCTTAATCTTTGAACTACTTCATATACATATTCATTAGCAAAGAAAAGGAATATAATAGCCTGAGAATATTACCCTGAGGTACTctgcatataattttaataatttcaaaggtaAATAGGATTAGCAGTGACGTCGACGTTAGTTAATACCCTAAATACCAGTAAGTCAACCCTACGGTCATGATGGGGGTGGTGTCAAAAACATTGTACGTTATTTACGACCAACGCACCACATTCAAccgttataattttatgtaaatacatatatcgttCTTATGTTgtgatttaataaagtattttaccCTTaccgttattatttattaatggacTTATTTATTCATGTTGTTTTATAGGGGTTTTGAGTAatcagtgatatttttttttctgtcatcttttattatacatttggaAGACGACTCATTATTATTTGGCGGCGAAGctgttaaatcaaaaatatttttttatttaagtaggctcataaaatcacttttgaatcgtcatg is a window from the Vanessa atalanta chromosome 23, ilVanAtal1.2, whole genome shotgun sequence genome containing:
- the LOC125073015 gene encoding 5-hydroxytryptamine receptor 1-like; amino-acid sequence: MAAQNHNFHCSRPSFVTLPSCLLILISLLLQADFAFSIDYNDSNLSAYDSTNPNTTINWTLYDTNTTLLKNSHIKHTKYSTLVTVLLTAVFMIVIFGTIVGNILVCVAVCLVRKLRRPSNYLIVSLAVSDLCVATMVMPVAMVYDLMGSWPFGPVVCDFWVSSDVLSCAASILNLCMISVDRYYAITKPLEYGVKRTPKRMLFCVFIVWMSAAFISLPPVLILGNEKTETSCSVSQNQGYQIYATFGSFYLPLTVMVVVYYKIFSAARKIVKDERRAQSHLETHCYLEINVKNGGAAEAKLLGSQPAQPPPPTRGSTASTNTTCSIDKTESSIGRCFTGQRKSNESQCPMLQPKTPTKPIHTINRPNSQMGPVPEIKHPPKENRRRQSSESSNKLNTSRIRSSLSSFAQKSHFAKDLLQPTHSPHQKKLRFQLAKERKASTTLGIIMSAFIICWLPFFVLALIRPFVNEDTIPDAVSALFLWLGYINSLLNPIIYATLNRDFRKPFQEILFFRCSNLNHMMREEFYHSQYGGPDQHYCVNNSSSKLANYEEGVEIVSAVDREETRASESFL